The Neochlamydia sp. S13 DNA segment CCGCCTCCCTTTCCCCCTGAAAAAAAAACCATCAATGGCTAGTCTTTCCCAATTAATCATTCCTGCCACATCTGCGCATTCCTTTAATGCCGATAGCAAGCTATCTAAAGTTCCATCTTCTTGCCATTTACCTAGCCACCGATGAGTGGCAGATCTTGATCCCCAATTCGGTCCTTTAGGAAGATCACACCAACGCGAACCGGT contains these protein-coding regions:
- a CDS encoding transposase, producing MPGRFEGLTDTQWIILKPLLPQSSPKKLKGKPHTPWRKICNSLFWILITGSRWCDLPKGPNWGSRSATHRWLGKWQEDGTLDSLLSALKECADVAGMINWERLAIDGFFFRGKGRR